In Streptantibioticus cattleyicolor NRRL 8057 = DSM 46488, a genomic segment contains:
- a CDS encoding response regulator, whose product MIRVLLVDDDPLVRAGLTMMLRGAADIEVVGEVADGAGVAGAVRRHTPDVVLMDIRMPVMDGIAATRTVAGGDRTPKVIVLTTFDTGGTVLAAMRAGAAGYLLKHTEPDEIVDAVRRAARDEPVLSPAAARTLIDHAAAGTGTRTERARRKLAGLSDRERQIARAVADGLSNSEIGDRLHLSTGTVKAHLSSALTKLDLDNRVQLALLAHDAEAE is encoded by the coding sequence ATGATCCGGGTGCTGCTGGTCGACGACGACCCGCTGGTGCGGGCCGGGCTGACGATGATGCTGCGCGGCGCGGCCGACATCGAGGTGGTCGGCGAGGTGGCGGACGGCGCGGGCGTGGCCGGGGCGGTCCGGCGGCACACCCCGGACGTCGTGCTGATGGACATCCGGATGCCGGTCATGGACGGGATCGCCGCCACCCGCACCGTGGCCGGCGGCGACCGCACGCCCAAGGTGATCGTGCTGACCACCTTCGACACCGGCGGCACGGTGCTGGCGGCGATGCGCGCCGGAGCCGCGGGCTACCTGCTCAAACACACCGAGCCCGACGAGATCGTGGACGCGGTCCGCCGGGCCGCCCGCGACGAGCCGGTGCTCTCCCCGGCAGCCGCCCGTACCCTGATCGACCACGCCGCGGCGGGCACCGGCACCCGCACCGAGCGGGCACGACGCAAGCTCGCCGGGCTCTCCGACCGGGAACGCCAGATCGCCCGGGCGGTGGCCGACGGGCTGTCCAACTCCGAGATCGGCGACCGGCTCCACCTGTCCACCGGCACCGTCAAGGCCCACCTGTCGAGCGCGCTGACCAAACTCGACCTGGACAACCGCGTCCAGCTGGCCCTGCTCGCCCACGACGCGGAAGCCGAGTGA
- a CDS encoding sensor histidine kinase, producing MEHSDGVRRDVPGWLLPGEFTAGGDPTRIRRTPRDWAVDTATCGGAFLLGLVVCGVAQRYDPRPSQWLLAADLLLGTLACASLWWRRRFPLAVALLALPALAVSTSAFGAGIVITVNTALRLPWRRSLPVLAAFLTAGLLGVALLQGANTDGLVGAAVTLVYFLVSFAWGSTLRARRLWTLAVRREAERERAEHARRLADTRRAEREAIAREMHDVLAHRISLLSVHAGALAYRAKRSAAGTGPGLDGTEISRSAQIIRDNAHQALGELRDVLLVLRADGADGAATPPQPTLADLPGLVEEARAAGQDVDLHDELAGPARPPRPQLQRTAYRVVQEGLTNARKHAPGARVTVRLTGEPGSHLTIEVGNRLPAEASAPGVPGAGAGLTGLAERVRLDGGALEHGSDDGVFILRARLPWRAG from the coding sequence GTGGAGCACAGCGACGGCGTCCGGCGGGACGTGCCGGGGTGGCTGCTGCCCGGTGAGTTCACCGCCGGCGGCGACCCGACGCGGATCCGCCGGACCCCGCGGGACTGGGCGGTCGACACCGCGACCTGCGGCGGCGCCTTCCTGCTGGGGCTGGTGGTCTGCGGCGTCGCCCAGCGATACGACCCCCGCCCCTCGCAGTGGCTGCTCGCGGCCGATCTGCTGCTGGGCACCCTCGCGTGTGCGTCGCTGTGGTGGCGCCGCCGGTTCCCGCTGGCCGTGGCGTTGCTGGCGCTGCCCGCGCTGGCCGTCTCCACCAGCGCGTTCGGCGCGGGCATCGTGATCACCGTGAACACGGCGCTGCGGCTGCCGTGGCGGCGTTCGCTCCCGGTGCTCGCCGCGTTCCTGACGGCGGGCCTGCTGGGGGTGGCCCTTCTCCAGGGCGCGAACACGGACGGGCTGGTCGGCGCCGCCGTCACGCTGGTGTACTTCCTGGTCTCCTTCGCGTGGGGCAGCACCCTGCGGGCCCGTCGGCTGTGGACGCTGGCGGTGCGGCGCGAGGCCGAGCGGGAACGCGCCGAGCACGCCCGGCGACTGGCCGACACCCGCCGCGCCGAGCGCGAAGCCATCGCCCGCGAGATGCACGACGTGCTCGCCCACCGCATCTCCTTGCTGTCGGTGCACGCCGGCGCGCTGGCGTACCGGGCCAAGCGGTCCGCCGCCGGCACCGGACCGGGCCTCGACGGCACCGAGATCTCCCGCAGCGCGCAGATCATCCGCGACAACGCCCACCAAGCCCTCGGCGAGCTGCGCGACGTACTGCTGGTGCTGCGCGCGGACGGCGCCGACGGCGCGGCAACGCCCCCGCAGCCGACCCTCGCCGACCTTCCGGGCCTGGTCGAGGAGGCCAGGGCGGCCGGACAGGACGTGGACCTCCACGACGAACTCGCCGGCCCGGCGCGGCCCCCGCGCCCGCAACTCCAGCGCACGGCCTACCGCGTCGTCCAGGAGGGCCTGACCAACGCGCGCAAGCACGCCCCCGGCGCCCGGGTGACCGTACGGCTGACCGGCGAGCCCGGCTCCCACCTGACGATCGAGGTCGGCAACCGCCTGCCCGCCGAGGCGTCCGCACCAGGCGTCCCCGGCGCCGGAGCCGGGCTGACCGGCCTGGCCGAACGGGTCCGGCTCGACGGCGGCGCACTGGAACACGGCAGTGACGACGGCGTCTTCATCCTGCGGGCCCGGCTACCCTGGCGGGCGGGGTGA